The sequence CGGCGACCGGATACGCGGCTGGCTCGTCCTGCCCGCAGGGACGAGCGAACCGCTGCCGCTCGTCGTCGAGTTCCTCGGGTACGGGGGCGGGCGCGGCCTGCCGCACACGCACCTGCTCACCGCGAGCGCGGGCTACGCGCACTTCGTGATGGACACGCGCGGCCAGGGCGCGGGCTGGGGCGGTGGCGACACCCCGGACCCGGGTGGCAGCGGCCCCGCCGTGCCCGGTTACATGACGCGCGGGATCGACGACCCGGACGCGTACTACTACCGGCGCGTCTTCACCGACGCGGTGCGGGCCGTGGAGGCGGCGCGCTCGCACCCGCTCACCGACGCGAGCCGCACCGTCGCGACGGGGACCAGCCAGGGCGGCGGGATCACGCTCGCGGTCGGCGGCCTCGTGCCCGACCTCGCGGGCATCGCGCCCAACGTGCCGTTCCTGTGCGACTTCCCGCGCGCCACGACGCTGACCAACAAGCACCCGTACCGCGAGATCGGCGCGTACCTCAACGTCTTCCGGGACCGCATCGCCGCCGTGCGCTCCACGCTCGCCTACTTCGACGGCGTGCACTTCGCCGCGCGCGGCACGGCGCCCGCGCTCTTCTCGACGGCCCTGGAGGACGAGGTCTGCCCGCCGTCGACGGTGTACGCGGCGTTCAACGCGTACCCGGTCGCGGAGAAGGACATCAAGGTCTACGAGTTCAACGGCCACGAGGGCGGCGGCACCCACCAGGAGGCGGCCCGCCTGGCGTGGCTGCGGGGGCTGGAAGGGTTCGGGCCCGGGGGCCGAGCAGCCTGACGGGGGCGGGGGCGCGTCCTGCCGGCGTACGGACGTGAGCGCCCGCGGTCCTCTCAGGGAGCGCCGTCGTCCGGCGCCTCCACGGTGTACGGCGTCCCCTGGTGGAACCACAGCAGCCACTCCCCCGGGCCCGGCTCGCGGCGCCACAGCGAGGCGCGGTGCACGGTGCGCTCGCCGTCGTCGGTGTCCCAGCGCAGGTGTACGAGATCGGGGGCGAGCCGGGTCGCGGTCATGGCCGTGACCCGGCTCGGCCTGTCCCCGGGGCTGTCCGGGGCGGCGGTCGCGGGCGAGAGCACGGCGGCGACCGAGGCACGGTCCCACAGCCGCCCCGAGGCGCCGACCTCGTGGAACTCCGGGTGGAGGTCGCGCAGGAGAGCGGCGGGATCACGGCGCACCTCCGGCCGGAGCATCCGCAGCTCGCGGGCGACGACTTCGGCGAGATCGGGGTCGCGGGGCCGGTACGGGTCGTCGTGCGAGCGGGGCTCGTGATGGGGGCGGGGCTCGTGACGGGAGCCCGAGTCGAGGGAGCCGGGTGCGTCGTCGTGGGAGCCGATCTCCCGGGGCGTGTCGGCCGTCATGGCCCCGTATCCTCCTCCGCCTGCTCCGCGAGGGCGAGGAGTTTCCCCACCGTGTTCCAGGTGCGGGTCGTCGTGAAGAGGCCCGGGAGGCGGGCGGGGCGCAGGAGTTCGGTGGCGAGGGCGGAGCGGCTGAGGCCGTCCGGGGTGTGCAGGTAGAGGACGCGGTCGCCGATGCGGTAGTCGTCGGGAGCGTGCGCGGCGGGGTCGAGGTCGGTGAAGCGGGCGGGGTCGGCGGGTCCCGAGAGGAAGACGAACTGGAGCCGTGAGCCCTGGAAGGTGCCTTCGGGGTACGGGTTCGCGGCGAGCGCCGCCCGCAGCCGTTCCGCGTCGAGCACGAGAACGGGGACGGCGAAGCCGAACTCCCCCTCGAGAGCGGCGGCGAGCGCGGCGGCGTGCTCCTCGGGCGGGCGTGGTTCGCCCGGGACGAAGACGAGGTTCCCGCTGTTGAGATGGGTGCGCACGGCCCGGTGCCCGAGCCCGGCGGCCAGTTCGCGCAGCCGCGCCATCGGCACCTTGTGCGCCGTCCCCACGTTCACGCCCCGCAGCAGGGCGACCGAAGCACTCGTCATGCCCCGCACCGTAGCCGCCGCCACCGACAACGGCCGGAAGGCGGCCGGGAAGACGCGGCGGCCTCCGGAAAAGCCGCTCCCCCCGGCGCCGTGGGGCAGCCGGGGGGGGAGGGACCGCGACGGCGGCGGGGCGGTCTCCTCCGCCCCGCGCGGGAGCGGGTGTCAGGAGGGCGAGTCCGGGGAGCGCGGGGCCTCCCGCTCGCCGCGCTGGGCCGGAACCTGCGTACCGAAGGCGATCGTCTGCTCCTCCCGTGCCTGCTCGCCCGGGTAGGCGGCGCCGGTCGCGTCGGCGACGCGCGCGAGCTCCTCCTCGGCGAGGGCCGGGGGCGGCAGCGGTATGGACTCCAGCGTGCGGCCGAAGTCGCGCGTGGAGAGGAGGAGTTTGTAGACGAT comes from Streptomyces sp. Tu6071 and encodes:
- a CDS encoding acetylxylan esterase: MALFDLSLDKLPGYRSASVEPEDFDAFWSRTLAETRAHPLDARFARVDVPLTTVEVYDASFSGFGGDRIRGWLVLPAGTSEPLPLVVEFLGYGGGRGLPHTHLLTASAGYAHFVMDTRGQGAGWGGGDTPDPGGSGPAVPGYMTRGIDDPDAYYYRRVFTDAVRAVEAARSHPLTDASRTVATGTSQGGGITLAVGGLVPDLAGIAPNVPFLCDFPRATTLTNKHPYREIGAYLNVFRDRIAAVRSTLAYFDGVHFAARGTAPALFSTALEDEVCPPSTVYAAFNAYPVAEKDIKVYEFNGHEGGGTHQEAARLAWLRGLEGFGPGGRAA
- a CDS encoding DUF4440 domain-containing protein, producing the protein MTADTPREIGSHDDAPGSLDSGSRHEPRPHHEPRSHDDPYRPRDPDLAEVVARELRMLRPEVRRDPAALLRDLHPEFHEVGASGRLWDRASVAAVLSPATAAPDSPGDRPSRVTAMTATRLAPDLVHLRWDTDDGERTVHRASLWRREPGPGEWLLWFHQGTPYTVEAPDDGAP
- a CDS encoding DUF1697 domain-containing protein; the encoded protein is MTSASVALLRGVNVGTAHKVPMARLRELAAGLGHRAVRTHLNSGNLVFVPGEPRPPEEHAAALAAALEGEFGFAVPVLVLDAERLRAALAANPYPEGTFQGSRLQFVFLSGPADPARFTDLDPAAHAPDDYRIGDRVLYLHTPDGLSRSALATELLRPARLPGLFTTTRTWNTVGKLLALAEQAEEDTGP